A single Brevundimonas sp. M20 DNA region contains:
- a CDS encoding LysR family transcriptional regulator produces MSSKTFICEIKSTMARLDLNRSGEMEVFVRVVAAGGLSAAARSLRMTPSAVSKLLSRLEARLGARLINRSTRRLTLTPEGQAFHDQAVRVLADIDEAERSVTASATPRGRVRVNSSVPFGLHCLIPLVPKFAARYPEVTLDLVLTDQVVNLMDERADVAIRVGPMAASSLMARKLVETPMMIVGSPDYLARRGTPQTLDDLADHDLIDFNFTRHIDGWPFVSADGQRITRPLHGPATAGDGETARALVLAGAGLARLSLFHIQRDLEAGRMVKVLEPFNPGDIEETRAVYVGHGGRLPSRVRVFLDFLAEEVRA; encoded by the coding sequence ATGTCATCAAAGACCTTCATCTGTGAGATCAAGTCAACGATGGCGCGACTGGACCTGAACCGCTCGGGTGAGATGGAGGTGTTCGTGCGCGTGGTCGCCGCGGGCGGCCTGTCGGCGGCGGCGCGGTCGTTGCGGATGACCCCGTCGGCAGTCAGCAAGCTGCTTTCCCGGCTTGAGGCGCGTCTGGGCGCGCGGCTGATCAATCGCTCGACCCGCCGCCTGACCCTGACGCCCGAGGGGCAGGCGTTCCACGATCAGGCGGTCCGGGTGCTGGCCGATATCGATGAGGCTGAGCGGTCGGTGACGGCCTCGGCCACGCCGCGCGGGCGGGTGCGGGTGAATTCCAGCGTACCGTTCGGCCTGCACTGTTTGATCCCGCTGGTCCCGAAGTTCGCGGCCCGGTATCCGGAGGTGACGCTGGATCTGGTGCTGACCGATCAGGTGGTGAACCTGATGGACGAACGCGCGGATGTGGCGATCCGGGTCGGGCCGATGGCGGCGTCGTCCCTGATGGCGCGGAAGCTGGTCGAGACGCCGATGATGATCGTCGGCAGCCCGGACTATCTGGCCCGGCGAGGCACGCCGCAGACGCTGGACGATCTCGCCGATCACGACCTGATCGATTTCAACTTCACACGACACATCGACGGCTGGCCCTTCGTGAGCGCGGACGGACAAAGGATCACCCGGCCGCTCCATGGCCCGGCGACCGCCGGGGACGGGGAGACGGCGCGGGCGCTGGTGCTGGCGGGGGCGGGCCTCGCGCGGCTGTCTCTGTTCCACATCCAGCGTGATCTGGAAGCGGGTCGAATGGTGAAGGTGCTCGAACCGTTCAATCCCGGCGACATCGAGGAAACCCGCGCCGTCTATGTCGGCCACGGCGGACGGCTGCCCTCGCGCGTCCGGGTCTTCCTCGATTTTCTGGCCGAAGAGGTGCGCGCCTAG
- a CDS encoding NtrZ family periplasmic regulatory protein — protein sequence MRKSAVIAGLVAGLALVAVADVASAQTAQSRSRAPAVSLNEANAARSSAPAGQSRLRFTERGRWGLDLNLNQPVGRENNLGDVEAGAYYSVNPRLRVGASAGLAEQERDPARAPQGERPAARFRLESIFRF from the coding sequence ATGCGCAAGAGCGCCGTCATCGCTGGACTGGTCGCGGGGCTTGCCCTCGTCGCTGTCGCCGACGTCGCGTCGGCCCAGACCGCCCAGTCGCGTTCGCGCGCTCCCGCCGTCAGCCTGAACGAAGCCAACGCCGCCCGCTCCAGTGCGCCGGCGGGCCAAAGTCGTCTGCGCTTCACCGAACGCGGGCGCTGGGGCCTCGACCTGAACCTGAACCAGCCCGTCGGTCGCGAGAACAATCTCGGCGACGTCGAGGCCGGCGCCTACTACAGCGTCAACCCGCGTTTGCGGGTCGGCGCCTCAGCCGGACTGGCCGAACAGGAACGTGATCCCGCCCGTGCGCCGCAAGGTGAGCGTCCGGCCGCGCGCTTCCGTCTGGAATCGATCTTCCGCTTCTGA
- a CDS encoding thiamine phosphate synthase has translation MDRSDADTLWRIAGCLARDAAKVSRATGAPRLNLPPLLFFTDPERTPKPWRVAERLPVGSGVVFRHFGAPDALQTAQRLRDATRRRDGLLLIGRDAELAEAVAADGVHLPEALIARAPDLAAAHPGWTLTAAFHALTPLPDLTGLDALVVSPVFPAGGASGEKPPLGLDRLTVITRTSLLPIYALGGIDASNAPDLIGSGACGIAAVGSLQAAFGA, from the coding sequence ATGGACCGGTCGGATGCGGATACCCTGTGGCGGATCGCCGGCTGTCTAGCCCGTGACGCGGCCAAAGTCAGCCGGGCGACCGGCGCGCCGCGCCTCAATCTGCCGCCCCTGCTGTTTTTCACCGACCCGGAACGGACGCCCAAGCCCTGGCGCGTGGCCGAGCGTCTGCCGGTCGGATCGGGCGTGGTCTTCCGTCATTTCGGCGCGCCCGACGCGCTCCAGACCGCCCAAAGACTGCGTGACGCCACCCGCAGGCGCGACGGCCTGCTTCTGATCGGGCGGGATGCGGAACTGGCGGAAGCGGTCGCGGCGGACGGCGTTCACCTGCCCGAGGCCCTGATCGCGCGTGCCCCGGACCTCGCCGCCGCCCATCCGGGCTGGACGCTTACCGCCGCCTTCCACGCCCTGACGCCCCTGCCCGACCTGACCGGTCTGGACGCCCTTGTCGTCTCGCCGGTCTTTCCGGCGGGCGGGGCTTCGGGCGAAAAACCGCCTCTGGGCCTCGACCGGCTGACCGTCATCACCCGGACCAGCCTGCTTCCGATCTACGCCCTCGGCGGGATCGACGCGTCGAACGCCCCGGACCTCATCGGCTCGGGCGCGTGCGGAATAGCGGCGGTGGGATCGCTGCAGGCGGCCTTCGGGGCCTGA
- a CDS encoding response regulator transcription factor, giving the protein MPTPKTILIIDDDDDLREALAEQLALHEAFRPVQASTATEGVKMGREVRADLILLDVDLPDMDGREACRLLRKDGVSTPIIMLTAQSSDSDTVLGLEAGANDYVTKPFRFAVLLARIRAHLRSHEQSEDAVFRIGPYEFRPASKVLVDDKGKKVRLTEKETNILKYLYRAGAKAVSREELLTEVWGYNAGVTTHTLETHIYRLRQKIEPEPGQARLLLTDAGGYRLQP; this is encoded by the coding sequence ATGCCGACGCCCAAGACGATCCTGATCATCGACGACGACGACGACCTGCGCGAGGCGCTGGCGGAGCAGTTGGCCCTGCATGAGGCCTTCCGCCCCGTTCAGGCCTCGACCGCCACGGAAGGCGTGAAGATGGGGCGTGAGGTTCGCGCCGATCTGATCCTGCTCGACGTCGACCTGCCCGACATGGACGGGCGCGAGGCCTGCCGCCTGCTGCGCAAGGACGGCGTCTCCACTCCGATCATCATGCTGACCGCCCAGTCGTCGGATTCCGACACGGTGCTGGGGCTGGAAGCCGGGGCCAACGACTATGTGACCAAGCCCTTCCGCTTCGCGGTCCTGCTGGCGCGCATCCGCGCCCATCTGCGCAGCCACGAACAGTCGGAAGACGCCGTCTTCCGCATCGGCCCCTATGAATTCCGCCCGGCCTCCAAGGTGCTGGTCGACGACAAGGGCAAGAAGGTCCGGCTGACGGAAAAAGAGACCAACATCCTGAAGTACCTCTATCGCGCCGGGGCCAAGGCCGTGTCGCGCGAGGAGCTGCTGACCGAGGTGTGGGGCTACAACGCGGGGGTCACCACCCACACGCTGGAAACCCACATCTATCGCCTGCGCCAGAAGATCGAGCCCGAGCCCGGTCAGGCGCGCCTGCTCCTGACCGACGCGGGCGGGTACCGGCTTCAGCCCTGA
- the holA gene encoding DNA polymerase III subunit delta: MILAKRPEVDRFLRAPDRGVRAAVIHGKDRSGVAERAEILCKTITPDLNDPFNVTLLTDSDIDGDETKLDEALTALSMIGGRRLVRVRLSNEKASIDKMLAAALKSHAAGDFNPDCMLVIEAGALGRDSALRKAAEADKAAVGIACYEDETGDVARMTREALAGDKVGLTQDALDRFVSRLPRERGLMRQEIERLILYIGPGSGRTIDAAELELHLGVEPDASLQDAALQAFGGRPGPAQSGLRRAFAEGESPVMAVRQASIHLGKLRRINILQGNGANAKEAAKAAGVFWKQEAEMLRQARSWRLEDLDKVLDSVNAADIATKTTGSPDQLIAERLLLEISARARRLGL, from the coding sequence GTGATTCTGGCGAAACGGCCCGAGGTCGACCGCTTTCTCAGGGCCCCGGACAGGGGCGTCCGGGCCGCCGTGATCCACGGCAAGGACCGTTCCGGCGTCGCTGAGCGGGCCGAGATTTTGTGCAAGACGATCACCCCGGACCTGAACGACCCGTTCAACGTCACGCTTCTGACCGACAGCGACATCGACGGTGACGAAACGAAGCTGGATGAGGCCCTGACCGCGCTCAGTATGATCGGCGGCCGTCGTCTGGTGCGCGTGCGCCTGTCGAACGAGAAGGCGTCCATCGACAAGATGCTCGCCGCGGCGCTCAAGAGCCACGCCGCCGGTGACTTCAACCCCGACTGTATGCTGGTCATCGAGGCCGGGGCGCTGGGGCGGGACTCCGCCCTGCGCAAGGCCGCCGAGGCCGACAAGGCCGCCGTCGGCATCGCCTGCTATGAGGACGAGACGGGCGACGTGGCCCGCATGACGCGCGAGGCCTTGGCCGGAGACAAGGTCGGGCTGACGCAGGACGCCCTGGATCGCTTCGTCTCCCGCCTGCCCCGCGAGCGCGGTCTGATGCGACAGGAGATCGAGCGCCTGATCCTCTACATCGGCCCGGGCAGCGGCCGGACCATCGACGCGGCCGAGCTGGAGCTGCATCTGGGCGTCGAGCCTGACGCCTCCCTTCAGGACGCCGCCCTTCAGGCCTTCGGCGGTCGTCCCGGTCCCGCACAGTCCGGCCTTCGCCGCGCGTTCGCCGAGGGCGAAAGCCCTGTCATGGCCGTGAGACAAGCCTCGATTCATCTCGGGAAACTGAGGCGGATCAACATCCTGCAAGGCAACGGAGCCAACGCCAAGGAGGCCGCCAAGGCTGCCGGTGTGTTCTGGAAGCAGGAGGCGGAGATGCTCCGTCAGGCGCGCAGCTGGCGTCTGGAGGACCTCGACAAGGTTCTGGACAGCGTCAACGCCGCCGACATTGCTACCAAGACCACGGGCTCTCCGGACCAGCTGATCGCGGAGCGTCTGTTGCTCGAGATTTCCGCCCGGGCGCGTCGTCTGGGGCTCTAG
- a CDS encoding class I SAM-dependent methyltransferase, translating into MPGPADEVVDLYSRRAADWDADRGRSLFEKPWLDRFLDRIPIGGHILDLGCGSGEPIARYLIEQNLRVTGVDAAPGLIDLCRRRFPEQDWIVADMRGLALGRRFDGLIAWHSVFHLDPEAQREMFWVYARHLKPGGVLMFTSGTEEGDTVGEWRGEPLYHGSLSTAAYRTGLEAIGFEVLAQVENDPDCGGANVWLARRAGGRMDE; encoded by the coding sequence ATGCCGGGGCCGGCGGACGAGGTCGTTGATCTCTACAGCCGCCGGGCCGCGGACTGGGATGCGGATCGGGGCCGGTCCCTGTTCGAAAAGCCGTGGCTCGACCGGTTTCTGGATCGTATCCCGATCGGGGGACATATTCTCGATCTCGGCTGTGGCTCTGGCGAGCCCATCGCCCGCTATCTGATCGAGCAGAATCTGAGGGTGACGGGCGTGGATGCGGCGCCGGGCCTGATCGACCTTTGCCGTCGGCGCTTCCCGGAGCAGGACTGGATCGTCGCGGACATGCGCGGTCTGGCTCTGGGGCGTCGATTTGACGGCCTGATCGCCTGGCACAGCGTCTTCCACCTCGACCCGGAGGCCCAGCGCGAGATGTTCTGGGTCTATGCCCGGCATCTGAAGCCGGGCGGCGTCCTGATGTTCACCAGCGGGACGGAGGAGGGTGACACCGTCGGTGAGTGGCGCGGAGAGCCGCTGTACCACGGCAGTCTGTCGACGGCGGCGTACCGCACCGGGCTGGAGGCGATCGGTTTCGAGGTTCTGGCCCAGGTCGAGAATGATCCGGATTGCGGCGGCGCCAATGTCTGGCTTGCCCGGCGCGCCGGTGGCAGGATGGACGAATGA
- the lptE gene encoding LPS assembly lipoprotein LptE: MRARLLALALGLVSLTGLSACGFTPLYASGAAGTSLSRIAVTTQDDRLGYRVREQLEDALGRDGSQPPLWRLETAIVQSRRPLGRRIDDTATRYELTVRGSWTLTPTTGGDPVTGVETVTTTYAAADQPYAAIAAQQDGEERAAAELARLIRLELLRTLSNP; this comes from the coding sequence ATGAGAGCCCGTCTCCTCGCCCTCGCGCTCGGCCTTGTCTCGCTGACGGGACTGTCCGCCTGCGGCTTCACCCCGCTGTACGCCAGCGGGGCCGCGGGAACGTCCCTGTCGCGCATCGCCGTGACCACACAGGACGATCGCCTCGGCTATCGGGTCCGCGAGCAGCTTGAGGATGCGCTGGGCCGTGACGGCTCGCAGCCGCCCCTGTGGCGTCTGGAGACCGCGATCGTGCAGTCGCGCCGTCCTCTAGGTCGCCGGATCGACGACACCGCCACCCGGTACGAGCTGACCGTGCGCGGCAGCTGGACCCTGACCCCGACCACGGGCGGCGATCCCGTCACCGGCGTCGAGACCGTCACCACCACCTATGCCGCCGCTGACCAGCCCTACGCCGCCATCGCCGCCCAGCAGGACGGTGAGGAACGCGCCGCGGCCGAACTGGCGCGGCTGATCCGTCTCGAGCTCCTCCGGACCCTGTCCAACCCGTGA
- a CDS encoding YggS family pyridoxal phosphate-dependent enzyme codes for MTSSSPDLLITSSFETVRRKIARACRIAGRDAAEVTLVAVTKTQPDEALDAALAADQRVFGENRVQEARSHWTSRRGTPGLELRLIGPLQTNKVADAVALFDVIETVDRPKLVEVLATEAVKTARDLRVLVQVNTGAEPQKAGVLPEEADALIAQARAVGLTVEGLMCIPPADEAPGLHFALLRKIARRNGLTVLSMGMSGDYEIAIRFGATHVRVGSALFGDRKPAEIHPKD; via the coding sequence ATGACCTCCTCTTCCCCCGATCTCCTCATCACGTCCAGCTTCGAGACGGTGCGTCGCAAGATCGCCCGGGCCTGCCGCATCGCCGGGCGGGATGCGGCGGAGGTGACGCTGGTCGCCGTGACCAAGACCCAGCCGGACGAGGCGCTGGATGCGGCCCTGGCCGCCGACCAGCGGGTGTTCGGCGAGAACCGGGTCCAGGAGGCGCGGTCGCACTGGACCTCGCGTCGCGGGACGCCGGGGCTGGAGCTGCGCCTGATCGGACCTTTGCAGACCAACAAGGTCGCCGACGCCGTGGCCCTGTTCGATGTGATCGAGACGGTGGACCGTCCGAAGCTGGTCGAGGTGTTGGCCACCGAGGCGGTGAAGACCGCTCGGGACCTTCGGGTTCTGGTTCAGGTGAACACAGGAGCGGAACCGCAGAAGGCCGGCGTTCTGCCCGAAGAGGCGGACGCCTTGATCGCACAGGCGCGCGCCGTGGGTCTGACGGTCGAGGGCCTGATGTGCATCCCGCCCGCGGATGAGGCGCCGGGTCTGCATTTCGCCCTGTTGCGCAAGATCGCCCGCCGGAACGGGCTGACGGTGCTGTCGATGGGCATGAGCGGCGACTATGAGATCGCGATCCGCTTCGGCGCGACCCATGTGCGGGTCGGATCGGCCCTGTTCGGAGACCGGAAACCCGCTGAAATTCACCCCAAGGACTGA
- a CDS encoding DUF3576 domain-containing protein, giving the protein MVLVRGAAVALIASGLMLGACSSLPRLPGTAPSEGSATARTAAQTGIGVNAYLWRATLDTFAFMPLANADPWGGVINYDWFTDPQTPNERFKATVFILDTRLRADALNVTITKEVRGADGQWVSAPVAAQTETDLENAILTKARQLNLQNAG; this is encoded by the coding sequence ATGGTGCTGGTTCGCGGCGCAGCGGTCGCCCTGATCGCTTCCGGTCTGATGCTCGGCGCGTGCAGCTCGCTTCCGAGACTGCCGGGCACCGCCCCGTCCGAAGGCTCCGCCACGGCTCGCACCGCCGCCCAGACGGGCATCGGCGTGAACGCCTATCTGTGGCGCGCCACCCTGGACACCTTCGCCTTCATGCCGCTGGCCAACGCCGATCCGTGGGGCGGGGTGATCAACTACGACTGGTTCACTGATCCGCAGACCCCGAACGAGCGCTTCAAGGCGACCGTCTTCATTCTTGACACCCGCCTTCGCGCCGACGCCCTGAACGTGACCATCACCAAGGAAGTCCGCGGCGCGGACGGCCAGTGGGTCAGCGCTCCGGTCGCCGCCCAGACGGAAACCGATCTGGAAAACGCGATTCTGACCAAGGCGCGTCAGCTCAATCTGCAGAACGCCGGCTAA
- the leuS gene encoding leucine--tRNA ligase — protein sequence MARYEPKTAEPRQQARWAAADAFRTPTEGTGKPKYYVLEMFPYPSGNIHMGHARNYVMGDVVARSKRAQGFDVLHPMGWDAFGLPAENAAIERGIHPGDWTWSNIANMRDQLKLLGLSLDWSREFATCDPAYYGKQQAWFLELFKRGLVYRKDSVVNWDPVDNTVLANEQVVDGRGWRSGAPVEKRKLNQWFLRITDYADDLIEGLKELEGRWPEKVRLMQENWIGKSRGATLWWNIVEAPAFLPASPEGEPNHARDPIEVYTTRPDTLFGASFLALSADHPLTRAIAEHRPEVQAFIETCARSGTSEADIEKAEKLGVDLGIRVQHPFDPERTVPVWAANFVLLTYGSGAIFGCPAHDQRDFEFATKYSLPIVPVVRPEGAGDDFTVGDEAYTGPGAIFHSDFLNGLDVEAAKAEAITRLEAAGQGKGATIYRLRDWGISRQRYWGCPIPVIHCDRCGAVPAAELPVELPKDVTFDTPGNPLDRHPTWKHVKCPSCHGDATRETDTLDTFVDSSWYFARFTDPTAAEPISQSAADHWLPVDQYIGGVEHAVLHLLYARFISRALSDAGLMTVKEPFAGLFTQGMVVHETYSDGVDGVGKPLWVEPTDVHIETVDGKRVATRLSNGAVLTIGDIEKMSKSKKNVVAPQEIVDTYGVDAGRLFVLSDSPPERDVQWTPGGVEGASRFVQRVWAEVDGYDPAFAGEADANASLLRETHKAIKAVSEGITGFRFNSAIAKLYAFVATVRDHPKAGGDARRQALSALLRLVAPFTPHLAEEGWTRLGEEGMILNAPWPEYDPALAADDEVILPIQVNGKRRGEIRVARGLEPAEVEALVLADPDVQARLEGLTVKKIVVVKDRIVNVVVAG from the coding sequence GTGGCCCGCTACGAGCCCAAGACCGCCGAACCCCGCCAACAGGCCCGCTGGGCGGCCGCTGACGCCTTCCGCACGCCGACCGAAGGCACGGGAAAGCCGAAATACTACGTGCTGGAGATGTTCCCCTATCCGTCGGGCAACATCCATATGGGCCACGCCCGCAACTACGTCATGGGCGACGTGGTGGCCCGTTCCAAGCGCGCTCAAGGCTTTGACGTCCTGCATCCGATGGGCTGGGACGCCTTCGGCCTGCCCGCCGAGAACGCCGCCATCGAGCGCGGCATCCATCCCGGCGACTGGACCTGGTCCAACATCGCCAACATGCGCGACCAGCTGAAGCTGCTGGGCCTGTCGCTCGACTGGAGCCGCGAGTTCGCCACCTGCGACCCGGCCTACTACGGCAAGCAGCAGGCGTGGTTCCTGGAGCTGTTCAAGCGCGGCCTCGTCTATCGCAAGGACTCGGTCGTCAACTGGGATCCGGTCGACAACACCGTTCTGGCCAATGAGCAGGTCGTGGACGGCCGCGGCTGGCGCTCGGGCGCACCTGTCGAGAAGCGCAAGCTGAACCAGTGGTTCCTGCGCATCACCGACTACGCGGACGACCTGATCGAGGGCCTGAAAGAGCTGGAAGGCCGCTGGCCCGAGAAGGTTCGCCTGATGCAGGAGAACTGGATCGGCAAGAGCCGGGGCGCGACCCTGTGGTGGAACATCGTCGAGGCGCCGGCCTTCCTGCCCGCCTCGCCGGAAGGCGAACCCAACCACGCCCGCGATCCGATCGAGGTCTACACCACCCGCCCCGATACCCTGTTCGGAGCGAGCTTCCTCGCCCTGTCGGCTGACCATCCGCTGACCAGGGCCATCGCGGAACACCGGCCGGAGGTTCAGGCCTTCATCGAGACCTGCGCCCGCTCGGGCACCAGCGAGGCCGATATCGAGAAGGCCGAGAAGCTGGGCGTCGATCTGGGAATCCGGGTCCAGCACCCGTTCGACCCGGAACGCACCGTGCCGGTCTGGGCCGCCAACTTCGTCCTGTTGACCTACGGCTCGGGCGCCATTTTCGGCTGCCCGGCCCACGACCAGCGCGACTTTGAATTCGCCACCAAATACAGCCTGCCCATCGTCCCGGTCGTGAGACCCGAAGGCGCGGGTGACGACTTCACCGTCGGCGACGAGGCCTATACCGGTCCGGGCGCCATCTTCCATTCGGACTTCCTGAACGGCTTGGACGTCGAGGCCGCCAAGGCCGAGGCCATCACCCGTCTGGAAGCCGCGGGTCAGGGCAAGGGCGCGACCATCTATCGCCTGCGCGACTGGGGCATCAGCCGCCAGCGCTACTGGGGATGTCCCATCCCCGTGATACACTGCGACCGCTGTGGCGCGGTCCCGGCCGCCGAGCTTCCGGTCGAACTGCCGAAGGATGTGACCTTCGACACCCCCGGCAATCCGCTGGATCGTCACCCGACCTGGAAACACGTCAAATGCCCGTCGTGTCACGGTGATGCGACCCGCGAAACCGACACCCTGGATACCTTCGTGGACTCCAGCTGGTATTTCGCACGCTTCACCGATCCGACCGCGGCCGAACCGATCTCGCAGAGCGCGGCCGACCACTGGCTGCCCGTGGATCAGTACATCGGCGGCGTCGAGCACGCGGTCCTGCACCTGCTCTACGCCCGCTTCATCAGCCGCGCCCTGTCGGACGCGGGCCTGATGACGGTCAAGGAGCCCTTCGCCGGCCTGTTCACCCAGGGGATGGTGGTCCACGAGACCTATTCCGACGGCGTGGACGGTGTCGGGAAGCCGCTCTGGGTCGAGCCCACCGATGTTCATATCGAGACCGTGGACGGCAAACGCGTCGCCACCCGACTGTCGAACGGCGCCGTCCTGACCATCGGCGACATCGAGAAGATGTCCAAGTCGAAGAAGAACGTCGTCGCCCCGCAGGAGATCGTCGACACCTACGGCGTGGACGCCGGTCGTCTGTTCGTCCTGTCGGACAGCCCGCCCGAGCGGGACGTGCAATGGACGCCCGGCGGCGTCGAGGGCGCCAGCCGTTTCGTCCAGCGCGTCTGGGCCGAGGTCGACGGCTATGACCCCGCCTTCGCCGGAGAGGCCGACGCCAACGCGTCCCTGCTGCGTGAGACTCACAAGGCCATCAAGGCGGTCAGCGAGGGCATCACCGGCTTCCGCTTCAACTCGGCCATCGCCAAGCTCTATGCCTTCGTCGCCACCGTGCGGGACCACCCAAAGGCCGGCGGCGACGCCCGGCGTCAGGCCCTGTCGGCCCTGCTGCGTCTGGTCGCGCCCTTCACGCCGCACCTGGCCGAGGAAGGCTGGACGCGGCTGGGCGAAGAGGGGATGATCCTGAACGCGCCCTGGCCGGAGTATGATCCGGCGCTGGCGGCTGACGACGAGGTCATTCTGCCCATCCAGGTCAACGGCAAGCGTCGCGGCGAGATCCGCGTCGCCCGGGGTCTGGAGCCGGCGGAAGTCGAAGCCCTCGTCCTGGCCGATCCGGACGTTCAGGCGCGGCTGGAGGGTCTGACGGTGAAGAAGATCGTCGTGGTCAAGGACCGCATCGTCAACGTCGTGGTGGCCGGATGA
- a CDS encoding MFS transporter, with translation MTSAPSRTPLALYALTVGAFGIGVTEFVIMGLLLQVSGDLGVSVPAAGLLMTGYALGVFVGAPLLTIATRTLPKKTTLLVLMAIFTLGNLACALAPTYELLMAARILTALAHGTFFGVGAVVATGLVAPEKKASAIAIMFTGLTLATLMGVPFGAWLGLHFGWRSTFWAVTGMGLLALLVLALAVPAVKSTEPLGRLRDEFAVLKRPQVLLGLAMTVLGFGGVFAIFTYIQPILTGVSGWSEAAVSPILLVFGAGLVGGNLLGGKLADKRLAPALLGTLLALTVVMFASGWAFHDRYAAVAAAFLLGAAAFATVAPLQMRVLQQAGGAGQGLASSLNIAAFNLGNAFGAWLGGAVIAGIGISAVPMISAAVPLAALVLAVLSLSMEKKASAEALPQG, from the coding sequence ATGACCAGCGCACCCTCCCGCACCCCGCTCGCCCTCTATGCCCTGACCGTCGGCGCCTTCGGCATCGGCGTCACCGAGTTCGTCATCATGGGCCTGCTGTTGCAGGTTTCCGGCGATCTGGGCGTCTCAGTCCCCGCCGCCGGCCTGCTGATGACCGGCTACGCGCTGGGCGTCTTCGTCGGTGCACCGCTTCTGACCATCGCCACCCGCACCCTGCCGAAGAAGACGACCCTTCTCGTCCTCATGGCCATCTTCACCCTCGGCAACCTCGCCTGTGCGCTGGCCCCCACCTATGAGCTGCTGATGGCGGCCCGCATCCTGACGGCGCTGGCCCACGGCACCTTCTTCGGCGTCGGAGCGGTGGTCGCCACCGGCCTTGTCGCGCCCGAGAAGAAGGCCTCGGCTATCGCCATCATGTTCACCGGCCTGACGTTGGCGACCCTGATGGGCGTCCCCTTCGGCGCCTGGCTGGGCCTGCATTTCGGCTGGCGCTCGACCTTCTGGGCGGTGACGGGCATGGGCCTTCTGGCCCTGCTGGTTCTCGCGCTGGCCGTACCCGCGGTGAAATCGACCGAGCCTCTGGGCCGCCTGCGCGACGAGTTCGCCGTGCTGAAACGCCCGCAGGTCCTGCTGGGTCTGGCCATGACGGTGCTGGGCTTCGGCGGCGTCTTCGCCATCTTCACCTACATCCAGCCGATCCTGACCGGGGTCTCCGGCTGGTCCGAGGCCGCCGTCTCGCCGATCCTTCTGGTCTTCGGCGCCGGTCTGGTCGGCGGCAACCTTCTGGGCGGCAAACTGGCCGACAAACGTCTGGCCCCGGCCCTGCTGGGCACGCTTCTCGCCCTGACGGTGGTGATGTTCGCCTCGGGCTGGGCCTTCCATGACCGCTATGCGGCCGTCGCTGCGGCCTTCCTGCTCGGCGCCGCCGCCTTCGCCACCGTCGCCCCGCTGCAGATGCGGGTGCTGCAACAGGCGGGCGGCGCGGGTCAGGGTCTGGCCTCCAGCCTGAACATCGCCGCCTTCAACCTGGGCAACGCCTTCGGCGCCTGGCTGGGCGGCGCGGTGATCGCGGGCATCGGCATCAGCGCCGTGCCGATGATCTCGGCCGCCGTTCCTCTGGCCGCGCTCGTCCTGGCGGTCCTCAGTCTGTCGATGGAGAAGAAGGCCTCAGCCGAGGCCCTGCCTCAGGGCTGA